In a single window of the Sulfurimonas sp. hsl 1-7 genome:
- a CDS encoding plasma-membrane proton-efflux P-type ATPase, with protein MSKETEIPQGLTSQEVQEKLEQYGYNQLDEKEDSWYKRLFKRFWGPIPWMIEIAALLSYFAHKYEDFIIIMVLLFVNAFVDFFQESKALSAISVLKQKLQHHALVFRDNHWQTVEAKELVPDDLIKLKIGDIAPADLKLLPSEEFLLVDQSALTGESLPVTKKGDEEVYANAIIKQGEMLAKVTNTGANTYFGKTVGLVAKAQHQQKSHFQKMVLNVGNFLIAVTIVMILIILGVGYYRDESMSELLIFSLVLTISAIPVAMPAVLTVTMAVGARVLAKKKAIVSRLSAIEELAGMDILCSDKTGTLTKNEMSLSDPFTLHGFTANELYYYAALASIKENEDPIEKPIFTYVDEHKLNDKLSNAEFIKHIPFDPIRKRIEAVYKIDNNTINVIKGAPQVILSLSDISGHARETVEEQIHQYALKGFRTLGVAFKNNEDDKYTFVGMIPLYDPPRDDSLDAIAQALNQGVTVKIVTGDNIAVAQYISSILQIGEDIENIRDLKGESTKEYIYLSELLSRSFIKVLEPKISNVKLEHLVQTVVNDVKDQLHHRLPSGTVQKHESEIISLIENANGFAEVFPEDKYFIVEELQKANHIVGMTGDGVNDAPALKKADCGIAVSNATDAARAAADIVLTLPGLSVIVDAIKQARITFERMKSYTIFRIAETIRIILFMTLAIVVFQFYPVTALMIIVLALLNDIPILAIAYDNTKIQNKPIRWDMKELLVLSSWLGIAGVLSSFLLFWYTVTILKLPLELVQSIFFAKLVVAGHGTIYNTRTDTWFFKKPYPSLTLFGATFLSRIVGTIIAVYGFGLMEPIGWEWALGMWAYAMVWFVFNDMVKLSVLDFYHKKVLHSSQR; from the coding sequence ATGAGCAAAGAGACTGAAATCCCGCAAGGTTTAACATCACAAGAGGTTCAAGAAAAACTTGAACAATATGGTTATAACCAGTTAGACGAAAAAGAGGATAGCTGGTATAAAAGACTTTTTAAAAGATTTTGGGGACCTATCCCCTGGATGATCGAGATAGCTGCCCTACTCTCCTACTTTGCACACAAATACGAAGATTTTATCATTATTATGGTTCTATTGTTTGTCAACGCTTTTGTAGACTTTTTCCAAGAGTCTAAAGCATTAAGTGCTATCTCCGTATTAAAACAAAAACTACAACATCATGCTCTTGTATTTCGTGACAATCATTGGCAAACCGTAGAAGCTAAAGAGTTGGTTCCAGATGATCTCATAAAACTAAAAATCGGCGATATAGCCCCGGCTGATCTTAAACTACTTCCAAGTGAAGAGTTTTTACTCGTTGACCAATCAGCCTTAACAGGAGAATCTTTACCAGTAACAAAAAAAGGGGATGAAGAGGTCTATGCAAATGCGATCATAAAACAGGGAGAGATGTTAGCTAAAGTAACCAATACCGGAGCAAATACCTACTTTGGTAAAACAGTTGGTTTGGTAGCTAAAGCACAACATCAACAAAAAAGCCATTTTCAAAAAATGGTTTTAAATGTAGGGAACTTTTTAATTGCCGTAACTATAGTTATGATCTTGATTATCTTAGGTGTCGGGTATTACAGAGATGAGAGTATGAGTGAACTGCTTATCTTTTCACTTGTACTTACCATTTCGGCAATTCCTGTTGCAATGCCTGCCGTTTTAACAGTCACTATGGCGGTCGGAGCCAGGGTTTTGGCAAAAAAGAAAGCAATTGTCAGCAGACTCTCGGCTATTGAAGAGTTAGCAGGAATGGACATCCTGTGCTCAGATAAAACAGGAACACTCACTAAAAATGAGATGAGTCTCTCTGATCCGTTTACCCTCCATGGTTTTACTGCAAATGAACTCTACTATTATGCTGCATTAGCAAGTATTAAAGAGAATGAAGATCCAATAGAAAAACCTATCTTTACATATGTAGATGAGCATAAACTAAACGATAAACTAAGTAATGCCGAGTTTATAAAACATATACCTTTTGATCCAATCAGAAAACGTATAGAAGCTGTCTATAAAATTGACAATAACACTATAAACGTTATAAAAGGCGCACCGCAAGTTATCTTGTCTTTAAGTGATATCTCAGGCCATGCAAGAGAAACTGTAGAGGAGCAGATACACCAGTATGCTTTAAAAGGTTTTAGAACACTAGGTGTCGCATTTAAAAACAATGAAGATGACAAATATACCTTTGTTGGGATGATTCCACTTTACGATCCGCCAAGGGATGATTCACTAGATGCCATAGCTCAAGCACTTAATCAAGGTGTTACAGTTAAAATCGTTACAGGGGATAATATCGCTGTAGCACAATATATATCTTCAATATTGCAAATTGGTGAAGATATAGAGAATATCCGCGATCTAAAAGGCGAGAGTACAAAAGAGTACATCTATCTCTCTGAGCTTTTGTCTCGATCATTCATAAAAGTTCTTGAACCGAAAATATCTAATGTAAAGCTAGAACATTTAGTACAAACTGTTGTCAATGATGTAAAAGATCAACTCCATCATCGTCTCCCTTCGGGAACAGTACAAAAGCATGAATCTGAGATCATATCACTCATCGAAAATGCAAACGGTTTTGCTGAAGTTTTCCCTGAAGACAAATACTTTATAGTTGAAGAGCTTCAAAAAGCCAACCATATAGTAGGGATGACAGGAGATGGTGTCAATGATGCGCCCGCACTTAAAAAAGCGGACTGTGGAATTGCCGTCAGTAACGCAACAGATGCCGCAAGAGCAGCCGCAGACATTGTACTTACCCTACCAGGCCTTAGTGTCATTGTAGATGCAATAAAACAAGCGAGAATCACCTTTGAAAGGATGAAAAGCTATACAATTTTTAGAATAGCCGAGACTATACGCATTATACTCTTTATGACCTTGGCCATAGTTGTTTTTCAATTTTATCCCGTTACCGCTTTGATGATCATAGTTCTTGCACTTCTTAACGACATCCCTATATTGGCAATAGCCTACGACAATACCAAGATTCAGAACAAACCTATACGTTGGGATATGAAAGAGTTACTGGTACTATCTTCTTGGCTGGGGATCGCTGGTGTACTCTCTTCATTTTTACTCTTTTGGTATACGGTAACTATTTTAAAACTGCCGTTAGAACTGGTGCAGAGTATCTTTTTTGCTAAGCTTGTTGTTGCCGGTCACGGAACTATCTACAATACCCGTACAGATACATGGTTTTTCAAAAAACCTTATCCTTCGTTAACACTCTTCGGTGCAACATTTTTAAGTAGAATTGTAGGTACTATCATAGCTGTATACGGTTTTGGACTCATGGAACCTATAGGATGGGAGTGGGCTTTAGGTATGTGGGCATATGCAATGGTATGGTTTGTATTTAACGATATGGTAAAACTATCAGTATTGGACTTTTATCATAAAAAAGTTTTACACAGTTCTCAGCGTTAA
- a CDS encoding O-acetylhomoserine aminocarboxypropyltransferase/cysteine synthase family protein: MDIQTKALHVGYDKDTQGTMAVPIYQTTAYEFRDVEHAADLFALKELGNIYTRLNNPTTDVFEKRFTELEGGAAAIATSSGMSAIFYAFANAAEAGDNIVCAKQLYGGSLTQTAHTLKRFGIEARFFNVHNPEEIEALVDDKTKVIFFESLTNPSIDVADIEAIVAIANKHNILTVVDNTVATPILCNPLNHGVDVVVHSASKYTTGQGLAIGGIMVESKNILEKLKNNPRYYHFNEPDESYHGLVYTDVGLPPFSLRARLSLLRDLGAVSSPFNSWLFIQGMETLAIRMKEHSNNAQKLAEFLEAHPKVKKVNYPGLKSNPNYAMAQKYFKDGHSSGLLSFEVDSLEEATKIVNATKLYSLVVNIGDSKSIITHPASTTHQQLSPEELIACGVPSGLIRISCGLENADDLIADMKQALEV; the protein is encoded by the coding sequence ATGGATATACAAACTAAAGCATTACATGTAGGATACGATAAAGATACGCAAGGGACGATGGCTGTTCCAATCTATCAAACAACTGCATATGAATTTCGTGATGTTGAACATGCAGCTGATCTTTTTGCATTAAAAGAGCTCGGTAATATCTATACACGTTTAAATAATCCAACAACAGATGTATTTGAAAAACGTTTTACAGAACTTGAAGGTGGTGCAGCTGCGATTGCAACATCTAGTGGAATGAGTGCTATTTTTTATGCCTTTGCAAATGCTGCTGAAGCAGGAGACAACATCGTTTGTGCAAAACAACTCTACGGTGGTAGTTTAACGCAAACAGCACATACTCTAAAACGTTTTGGAATTGAAGCACGTTTTTTTAATGTTCACAATCCAGAAGAGATCGAAGCGCTTGTCGATGATAAAACTAAAGTAATCTTTTTCGAGTCTTTAACAAACCCTAGTATAGATGTAGCCGATATTGAAGCGATTGTTGCTATTGCTAACAAACATAATATCTTAACGGTTGTAGACAATACTGTTGCTACGCCTATTTTGTGCAATCCTTTAAATCATGGTGTAGATGTTGTAGTCCATAGTGCCTCAAAATATACAACGGGTCAAGGTTTAGCTATCGGCGGTATTATGGTTGAAAGCAAAAACATCTTAGAAAAGCTAAAAAACAATCCGAGATACTACCATTTTAACGAGCCGGATGAATCGTATCACGGTTTAGTCTATACAGATGTTGGACTACCTCCGTTTTCACTTCGTGCAAGACTCTCACTACTACGTGATCTCGGTGCTGTATCTTCACCTTTTAACTCGTGGTTATTTATCCAAGGGATGGAAACACTAGCGATCAGAATGAAAGAGCACTCTAACAACGCACAAAAACTTGCAGAATTTTTAGAAGCGCATCCAAAAGTAAAAAAAGTAAATTATCCGGGACTAAAGAGTAATCCTAACTATGCAATGGCACAGAAATATTTCAAAGATGGCCATTCAAGCGGACTGCTTAGTTTTGAGGTAGATTCTTTAGAGGAAGCTACAAAAATAGTTAATGCAACTAAACTTTACTCACTTGTGGTAAATATCGGCGATAGCAAATCGATTATTACCCACCCTGCATCAACTACACACCAACAACTCAGCCCGGAAGAGTTAATTGCTTGTGGTGTACCATCAGGACTTATCCGTATCAGTTGCGGACTTGAGAATGCAGATGATTTAATAGCAGATATGAAGCAGGCGTTAGAGGTTTAA
- a CDS encoding YebC/PmpR family DNA-binding transcriptional regulator, with translation MGRAFEYRKASKLKRWGAMSKLFPKLGKVITMAAKEGGGDPDLNPKLRTAILNAKAENMPKDNIEAAIKRATAKDLADMKEVNFEGKAPHGVLLFIECATDNNTRTVANVKSILNKNNGEMLTNGSLEFMFSRKAIFEFALKDDMDLEELELELIDAGLEEIESEEGVVLVTADYTSFGTMNEALEGMGVEITKATLERIANTPIEITEEQQVDIDKILERLEDDEDVQKVYTNLA, from the coding sequence ATGGGTAGAGCCTTTGAATATAGAAAAGCATCAAAACTAAAACGTTGGGGAGCAATGTCAAAACTGTTTCCTAAACTCGGTAAAGTTATTACGATGGCAGCTAAAGAGGGTGGAGGCGATCCGGATCTAAATCCAAAGTTACGTACAGCTATTTTAAATGCAAAAGCTGAAAATATGCCAAAAGACAACATTGAAGCAGCGATCAAACGTGCAACAGCAAAAGATCTTGCAGATATGAAAGAGGTGAACTTTGAAGGGAAAGCTCCTCATGGTGTTTTACTTTTCATTGAATGTGCAACAGATAACAATACTAGAACTGTTGCAAACGTAAAATCTATTTTAAATAAAAACAACGGTGAGATGTTAACAAACGGTTCACTAGAGTTTATGTTCTCACGTAAAGCGATCTTTGAATTTGCATTAAAAGATGATATGGATCTAGAAGAGTTAGAGTTAGAACTAATTGATGCAGGATTAGAAGAGATTGAATCGGAAGAGGGTGTAGTTTTAGTTACTGCTGATTATACAAGTTTCGGTACCATGAATGAAGCATTAGAAGGGATGGGTGTAGAGATTACAAAAGCTACGTTAGAAAGAATTGCAAATACACCAATCGAGATCACTGAAGAGCAGCAAGTTGATATTGATAAAATTTTAGAAAGACTTGAAGATGATGAAGATGTTCAAAAGGTATATACAAACTTAGCATAA
- a CDS encoding carbon-nitrogen hydrolase family protein, whose protein sequence is MKAAVLQLSSQGLSSTKLLNYIRIANKKGVKLLLLGEYILNPFFKELQSLSISMIKEQSTQQINILKDLSSTYEITIIAPIIVVKKGKPYKTIAKFAPNSTSYYQQQILINYPHWNEEKFFANEIETIKAPLTFKVENLKFAVVSGFELHFDEIFKKLKNKNIDCILMPSVSTFESYERWKALIQTRAFTNNCYVLRANRIGEYQEKDFTWKFYGDSVLASPDGEILTHLGNKEELMLVDLSHKEVVASRRMWGFREAVKRREVKL, encoded by the coding sequence ATGAAAGCTGCCGTTTTACAACTAAGCTCACAAGGTCTTAGTTCTACAAAGCTCTTAAACTACATTAGAATTGCAAATAAAAAAGGGGTTAAACTTCTTTTACTGGGTGAATATATACTAAACCCTTTTTTTAAAGAGCTTCAATCTTTATCAATCTCTATGATCAAAGAGCAATCAACACAACAGATAAATATATTAAAAGATCTCTCAAGCACTTATGAGATAACTATTATTGCACCTATTATTGTTGTAAAAAAAGGGAAACCTTACAAAACAATCGCAAAATTTGCACCAAACTCAACATCTTACTATCAACAACAGATACTTATCAACTATCCGCACTGGAACGAAGAGAAGTTTTTTGCCAATGAGATTGAAACGATAAAAGCACCGTTAACGTTTAAGGTAGAAAATCTTAAGTTTGCCGTTGTAAGTGGCTTCGAGCTTCACTTTGATGAGATATTTAAAAAACTTAAAAACAAAAATATAGACTGTATTTTAATGCCAAGTGTTTCTACATTTGAATCTTACGAACGATGGAAAGCACTTATTCAGACACGTGCTTTTACAAACAACTGTTATGTATTACGAGCAAACAGAATCGGTGAATACCAAGAGAAAGATTTTACATGGAAGTTTTACGGAGACTCCGTCTTAGCATCTCCTGACGGTGAGATACTAACACACCTAGGAAATAAAGAAGAGCTTATGCTGGTAGATCTTTCTCACAAAGAGGTTGTAGCATCTCGTAGAATGTGGGGATTTCGAGAAGCAGTCAAACGAAGAGAAGTTAAGCTATAA
- the metX gene encoding homoserine O-acetyltransferase MetX: MSLNLQTHTEHFTNPLYLESGRILEPYDITYETYGTLNEEKSNVIVVCHALTGSHHAAGIYEGENKAGWWDGLIGPDKAIDTNKYFVICSNVIGSCFGSTGPISTQHPHHEPYRYKFPVISVKDMVKAQRILFDRLDIHRVEAIIGGSMGGMQALQFAIHYPNFANKIIALATTHATQPWAIAFNKVAQEAILKDPDFQQGYYDPEVIKEQGLSGMAIGRMAGHISFLSPESMQKKFGRDYKRTDGLYELFGKFQVESYLEYNGYNFTKWFDPLSYLYITKAINIYDLSRGFDSLSDALDKVSADLHLISFKNDLLFRDFEMKEIADEMTQLGKENFNYLCVESDYGHDAFLVELEKFDRYITEVLNG; this comes from the coding sequence TTGAGTTTAAACCTACAAACACATACGGAACATTTTACTAACCCCTTATACCTAGAAAGTGGTCGTATTTTAGAACCTTATGACATAACATACGAAACATATGGAACTCTTAATGAAGAGAAATCAAATGTAATAGTAGTTTGTCATGCGCTCACGGGTTCACACCATGCTGCAGGTATCTATGAAGGTGAAAATAAAGCCGGTTGGTGGGATGGACTCATCGGTCCAGATAAAGCGATCGATACGAACAAATATTTTGTAATCTGCTCAAATGTAATAGGCAGTTGTTTTGGTTCAACGGGACCTATAAGTACACAACATCCTCACCACGAACCCTACCGTTATAAATTTCCGGTAATTAGCGTCAAAGATATGGTCAAAGCGCAAAGAATCTTGTTCGATCGCCTTGATATCCATAGAGTTGAAGCAATCATCGGTGGAAGCATGGGTGGGATGCAAGCCCTTCAGTTTGCGATCCACTATCCTAACTTTGCAAATAAAATTATTGCACTTGCAACAACACATGCAACGCAACCTTGGGCAATTGCTTTTAATAAAGTAGCTCAAGAAGCTATCCTCAAAGATCCAGACTTTCAACAAGGGTATTATGATCCAGAAGTGATAAAAGAGCAAGGTCTTTCAGGTATGGCTATAGGAAGAATGGCAGGACACATAAGCTTCTTGTCACCGGAATCTATGCAAAAAAAGTTTGGCCGTGACTATAAACGTACAGATGGACTTTATGAACTTTTTGGAAAGTTTCAAGTGGAATCGTACCTAGAATACAACGGTTATAACTTTACAAAATGGTTTGACCCGCTTTCTTATCTTTACATCACAAAAGCGATCAACATCTACGATCTTTCCCGCGGATTTGATTCTCTTAGCGATGCTCTTGACAAAGTGAGTGCAGACCTTCACCTTATAAGCTTTAAAAATGATCTTTTATTTAGAGACTTTGAAATGAAAGAGATTGCAGACGAGATGACACAACTAGGAAAAGAAAACTTTAACTACCTATGTGTAGAGAGTGATTACGGGCATGATGCCTTTTTGGTTGAACTAGAAAAATTTGATAGATATATAACAGAGGTTTTAAATGGATAA
- a CDS encoding YigZ family protein, with the protein MQYIQEHFTSTLEVKQSKFIAHLIPYELYETTLEQLKVEHPKARHFVTAFRYLNEFDQVVEHSSDDGEPKGTSGKPSLMVLQGQELINIAVIVVRYFGGTKLGTGGLVRAYSDAVNQVIGEAVLYEYEKEFTAKVSVDYADVRLLEYECETIGVKIVEKNFAQNVEYILRSTKENLDLLLKKLERVVKPL; encoded by the coding sequence ATGCAGTATATACAAGAACATTTTACTTCCACATTAGAGGTGAAGCAATCAAAGTTTATTGCTCACCTTATTCCCTATGAGCTTTACGAAACTACATTAGAACAACTCAAAGTTGAACATCCTAAAGCAAGACATTTTGTAACGGCTTTTCGTTATTTAAATGAGTTTGATCAAGTGGTTGAACACTCAAGTGATGACGGTGAACCAAAAGGGACATCCGGTAAACCTTCACTTATGGTACTTCAAGGACAGGAGTTAATCAATATTGCTGTTATTGTTGTTAGATATTTTGGTGGTACAAAACTGGGAACTGGTGGATTGGTTCGAGCGTACAGTGATGCCGTGAACCAAGTGATTGGCGAAGCAGTTCTTTATGAATATGAAAAAGAGTTTACTGCAAAAGTATCTGTGGATTATGCAGATGTAAGACTTTTGGAATATGAATGTGAAACGATAGGGGTAAAAATAGTGGAGAAAAATTTTGCTCAAAATGTAGAGTATATATTACGATCAACAAAAGAGAACTTAGACCTTTTATTGAAAAAACTAGAAAGGGTAGTAAAACCTTTGTAG
- a CDS encoding HesA/MoeB/ThiF family protein: MMKYFHRQVQLWGEETQQNLQSKKIAIIGSGGLGSSLAFALGASGIGEIHMVDFDEVSLHNIHRQIAFKTGDEGKNKAQINAQLIEQRCPFTKAIAHDCDFAGWAAKNIEVDLIIDATDNLPTRGEINEYAKEKNLPWVYGSVEAFHGQVCFIDESSFSDAFKIIQKTPAGIAAPIVMHIASLQANLALRFLAGLSVKKDMLYYLYFNDEGELITQKFTLPK; this comes from the coding sequence ATGATGAAATACTTCCATCGCCAAGTACAACTATGGGGCGAAGAAACACAACAAAATCTACAATCAAAAAAGATCGCTATTATCGGTTCTGGAGGACTTGGTTCCTCTTTAGCATTTGCACTTGGTGCTAGCGGTATCGGAGAAATCCACATGGTTGATTTTGATGAAGTAAGTTTACATAATATCCATAGACAAATAGCTTTTAAAACGGGTGATGAAGGGAAAAACAAAGCCCAAATAAATGCACAGCTTATTGAGCAAAGATGCCCTTTTACGAAAGCTATTGCACACGATTGTGACTTTGCCGGCTGGGCAGCGAAAAATATAGAAGTGGACCTCATCATAGATGCGACAGACAATCTACCTACTCGCGGTGAGATCAACGAGTATGCAAAAGAAAAAAACCTTCCATGGGTCTACGGAAGTGTTGAAGCATTCCACGGACAAGTTTGTTTTATAGATGAGTCCTCTTTTTCCGATGCATTTAAAATTATCCAAAAAACACCTGCAGGGATTGCAGCTCCAATTGTGATGCATATAGCTTCTCTACAGGCGAACTTGGCATTACGCTTTTTAGCGGGACTTTCAGTCAAAAAAGATATGCTATACTATCTTTACTTTAATGATGAAGGTGAATTAATAACACAAAAGTTCACCCTGCCAAAATAA
- the xseB gene encoding exodeoxyribonuclease VII small subunit: MDNETQSFELKLENAKKTLEKLMNPEITLEDSVKEYEAGMKELSEAQKMLEDAQIKIQEIKSK; encoded by the coding sequence ATGGATAATGAGACACAAAGTTTTGAACTTAAACTGGAAAATGCAAAAAAAACTCTTGAAAAACTAATGAATCCTGAGATTACACTAGAAGATAGCGTAAAAGAGTATGAAGCAGGTATGAAAGAGCTAAGCGAAGCACAAAAAATGCTTGAAGATGCACAGATTAAGATCCAAGAGATCAAAAGCAAATAA
- a CDS encoding NUDIX hydrolase, giving the protein MAFTPKTPYLTVDGIVEIYNDASEFQGIILIQRKYEPIGLAIPGGFVDIGEKIEDAVIREMKEEISLDVEIKELLNVYSDPARDKRFHTVSVVFVCKAYGTPKGADDAKEAYVYRLDQLQLDQLVFDHGQILKDYLKKYHHEQRD; this is encoded by the coding sequence ATGGCATTTACCCCAAAAACTCCATATCTTACAGTTGACGGTATCGTTGAGATCTATAACGATGCTTCGGAGTTTCAAGGGATAATTCTGATACAGCGTAAATATGAGCCGATCGGTTTAGCAATCCCCGGTGGATTTGTCGATATCGGTGAAAAAATAGAAGATGCCGTAATTCGTGAAATGAAAGAGGAGATCTCTTTAGATGTAGAGATCAAAGAACTCTTAAACGTCTACTCCGATCCTGCAAGAGATAAAAGATTTCATACAGTATCTGTTGTTTTTGTATGCAAAGCTTACGGCACGCCTAAAGGTGCAGACGATGCAAAAGAAGCGTATGTTTATAGACTAGATCAACTACAACTCGATCAACTTGTCTTCGATCACGGACAAATTCTAAAAGATTACCTCAAAAAGTATCATCATGAGCAAAGAGACTGA